A window of the Xiashengella succiniciproducens genome harbors these coding sequences:
- a CDS encoding T9SS type A sorting domain-containing protein: MPGGPFDQPESWVNGVPTEDWNPLTISVNSEITKDDSFSWGAKVTVNGVFDVDGSFSVGYGGAEVYGVLSVLTDFQVGGGLVFGSVSRVKVGGSFIGSGRVDFGDEAVVEIGGDFSIGGGSNASIRGDLVINGALIGDGSSFVIHKGAIVTVSRVDANMAIDVREGGTLIVEGGYKNGQNLTIREGGLVEVRGGEGYNSSGELTNYGVMTVAADYVNNSGGNGLSVLDSGVLDIGGDLVANKQVRVDPNAVLLVRGSVYYEGGQSGMFIDGTMVVAEDFKVTNGNISATGKVVVGGAFTFEGGDFSSPNQQDSGEANLYLLDGDAEHFYIDYTHGSNQFDNKSGDFSDFKEHEGDSDLWDWVASVLPDVVNPGQSNRVYKWVGALNSDWYNRVNWNGRLPGYGVKVLIQAGRFMPVIKFEDGLIELKDLTIEADASLTLNPGGKLTVKGDLSVADEGALIMKNTTEVNGLASLIVEGAITGAARAEGKKGEVTIELEFPYDEWYYVSQPIQDAKSDIYAMWNNDGSYNTDASWVNVYRGNRWYRIGGGVDIAQLEGVSNKYRPADGNNHVVSYVGRLNNEPISRNYSNRQYYLFGNPYPSSINWQDEKGWERNNIGATLWYRTRVNGNMTFVTYNRNADPGARAAIYPDGGGFDEEAQLALIPPLQSAWMASLGASSVTITKDAQQHTPEGAFLKSSSTATSNVVRITAENATGRDGAVLYFSANATEGLDKGDSEKMFNEPVEIPEVYTRVGSKAVAINGLPELKENVRTIPLSVRNRTRGEVSLNFDMSLYSGEHEVYFEDKETGAFLNVSRMPSYTYMPDVLGDNHERFALHFYKVATGIETPSAEEEDAGSAIQIRNVGNKVMVSASMELVQAGPGRIEVYTIEGRKVSEVPAQSSRTLIFLPNESGVYIVRATFGQMVKSERVLGGLSQD, encoded by the coding sequence GTGCCAGGCGGTCCCTTTGATCAGCCTGAAAGTTGGGTGAATGGTGTCCCAACAGAAGATTGGAACCCACTCACAATTTCAGTAAATTCTGAGATTACCAAGGACGATAGCTTCAGCTGGGGGGCCAAGGTTACTGTAAATGGAGTTTTTGATGTTGATGGGAGTTTTTCTGTTGGTTATGGTGGTGCAGAGGTTTATGGTGTTCTTTCTGTTTTAACTGATTTTCAAGTTGGAGGGGGACTAGTGTTTGGAAGCGTCTCCCGAGTTAAGGTCGGTGGTTCTTTTATAGGATCTGGCCGTGTTGATTTTGGAGATGAAGCTGTAGTAGAAATTGGAGGCGATTTTAGCATTGGTGGGGGGAGTAATGCAAGTATAAGAGGAGACTTGGTTATCAACGGTGCACTTATTGGGGACGGAAGCAGTTTTGTTATTCATAAGGGCGCAATTGTAACAGTCTCACGTGTTGATGCCAATATGGCGATTGACGTTAGGGAAGGAGGCACACTGATTGTGGAGGGCGGTTACAAGAATGGGCAGAATCTGACTATTCGTGAAGGTGGGCTGGTTGAAGTTAGAGGAGGTGAGGGGTATAATTCGAGCGGGGAACTTACTAACTATGGAGTGATGACGGTGGCTGCAGACTATGTAAATAACTCTGGAGGCAATGGACTTTCTGTTTTGGATTCTGGCGTTTTGGATATAGGAGGTGATTTAGTTGCAAATAAGCAAGTAAGGGTGGATCCAAATGCTGTATTGTTGGTTCGTGGCAGTGTATATTACGAAGGAGGCCAATCTGGAATGTTTATTGATGGCACTATGGTGGTGGCTGAGGACTTTAAAGTAACGAACGGTAATATCTCCGCCACGGGGAAAGTCGTTGTTGGTGGCGCTTTTACTTTTGAAGGCGGAGACTTTTCCTCGCCCAATCAGCAGGACTCCGGTGAAGCCAATTTGTATTTGTTGGATGGTGATGCCGAGCATTTCTATATTGATTATACCCATGGTAGTAATCAGTTTGATAATAAGAGCGGTGATTTCTCTGACTTTAAAGAGCATGAAGGGGACAGTGATTTATGGGATTGGGTGGCATCGGTGTTGCCGGATGTGGTAAACCCCGGCCAGAGCAATCGTGTTTATAAGTGGGTTGGCGCACTAAATAGTGATTGGTACAACAGGGTTAACTGGAATGGCAGATTGCCAGGTTACGGAGTAAAGGTTTTGATTCAGGCGGGTAGGTTTATGCCGGTTATTAAGTTTGAGGATGGACTGATTGAATTGAAGGATTTAACTATTGAGGCAGATGCCAGTCTCACTTTGAATCCCGGTGGCAAGTTAACGGTGAAAGGTGATTTGAGTGTAGCCGATGAAGGGGCTCTGATTATGAAGAATACCACTGAGGTTAACGGTCTGGCCTCGCTTATTGTGGAAGGAGCGATCACCGGAGCGGCACGTGCTGAAGGGAAGAAGGGAGAAGTTACCATTGAGCTGGAATTCCCATACGACGAATGGTACTATGTGAGTCAGCCGATCCAAGATGCCAAGTCAGATATTTACGCTATGTGGAATAACGATGGTAGCTATAATACCGATGCGAGTTGGGTGAATGTTTACCGTGGGAATCGCTGGTACCGTATAGGCGGTGGGGTTGACATCGCCCAGCTCGAAGGCGTGTCGAACAAATACCGACCCGCAGATGGAAACAATCATGTGGTCTCTTATGTGGGGCGCCTTAATAATGAGCCTATCTCCCGGAATTACAGTAATCGTCAGTACTATCTCTTTGGTAATCCCTACCCCAGTTCAATTAACTGGCAGGACGAAAAAGGCTGGGAGCGCAACAACATTGGTGCTACCCTGTGGTACCGCACTCGTGTCAATGGCAACATGACCTTTGTAACCTATAATAGGAATGCTGACCCGGGCGCACGCGCGGCCATTTATCCCGATGGAGGCGGTTTCGATGAGGAAGCACAACTGGCGCTGATTCCGCCCCTGCAAAGTGCCTGGATGGCCTCTCTGGGTGCTTCTTCAGTGACCATCACGAAAGACGCTCAGCAACATACCCCGGAAGGTGCCTTTTTGAAGAGCAGCAGCACCGCCACCAGCAACGTGGTTCGTATTACTGCGGAGAATGCTACAGGCCGGGATGGGGCCGTTCTGTACTTCTCAGCGAATGCGACTGAAGGCTTGGATAAAGGCGATTCTGAAAAGATGTTTAATGAGCCGGTGGAGATTCCGGAAGTTTATACCCGTGTTGGCAGCAAGGCGGTGGCCATTAACGGTCTGCCGGAGCTTAAAGAAAATGTTCGGACCATTCCCTTGAGTGTGCGTAACCGCACTAGGGGTGAGGTGAGCTTGAACTTCGACATGAGTTTGTACAGTGGGGAGCACGAAGTGTATTTCGAGGACAAGGAAACCGGTGCTTTTTTGAACGTATCCCGAATGCCCTCTTATACTTATATGCCAGATGTGCTGGGCGACAATCATGAGCGTTTTGCCCTGCACTTCTATAAAGTGGCGACTGGTATTGAGACGCCATCTGCGGAAGAGGAAGACGCCGGCTCGGCCATTCAGATACGCAATGTAGGCAACAAGGTGATGGTGAGTGCTTCCATGGAGTTGGTCCAAGCCGGCCCCGGACGCATCGAAGTCTATACCATCGAAGGCCGCAAGGTGAGCGAAGTTCCCGCTCAAAGCAGTCGTACCTTGATTTTCTTACCCAACGAAAGCGGAGTTTACATTGTACGTGCCACTTTTGGTCAGATGGTGAAAAGTGAAAGAGTCTTGGGAGGGCTGTCGCAGGACTAA
- a CDS encoding T9SS type A sorting domain-containing protein, with amino-acid sequence MSEIVNDLIISVSPVIGYQWRTTGVTSSWSTGTNWSGNTAPDQSSNVRIRPSTTNPEIVIGDDVIEVNDLTIKAGAILTLKPGARLTVNGTLTIEEAGGLVLENTAEVDGLASLLTHGEIFGEARISLEFPRDEWYYVSQPIKNAKSDIYGIWNADGTFNTNEGWVNVHRANRWCRIGGGVDIAQLEGLSIKYRVADANDEADHVVTYTGELNNDMVSRAFANRQYYLFGNPYPSALDWQNETGWTRTNIGETIYYRTRINGVMTFVTYNRFNDEGKRAPVIPEGSSEDDLSYIPPLQSVWIASLGDGFVSVDNNARSHVKDGDFLKSSSAGTKSGGAIRVSSVSDGGGDGAVLYFSEKAEDGLDRGDSEKMFNDAVSIPEIYTKVGNKALAINGLSLIEESVRTIPLSVRNRVEGEVTLKFDLSHYDAEHTPYFEDRQTGAFLSLHRSNSYTYSVKETGDNHDRFALHFYKVTTSVGEPQMDEQEAGNEISIKSVSGKVLVSVGMDMLQNGPGLVEVYSIDGRKVSEVPARSGRTLVMLSSQNGVYIVRAKFGNLVKSERVLVSGN; translated from the coding sequence TTGAGTGAAATAGTTAATGATTTGATTATCTCGGTCTCACCAGTTATTGGTTATCAGTGGAGGACAACCGGCGTAACCAGTTCATGGTCTACTGGAACAAATTGGTCGGGTAATACCGCGCCAGATCAAAGTTCAAATGTTAGAATCCGTCCATCAACAACTAATCCTGAAATTGTAATCGGAGATGACGTAATTGAGGTGAATGATCTTACGATAAAAGCTGGAGCTATTCTTACTCTGAAGCCAGGAGCTCGACTTACTGTGAATGGGACTTTGACGATTGAAGAAGCAGGTGGTTTGGTGCTGGAGAATACGGCTGAAGTTGACGGACTTGCATCCTTACTTACGCACGGTGAGATATTTGGGGAGGCAAGGATATCATTGGAGTTCCCAAGAGATGAATGGTATTATGTGAGTCAACCCATCAAAAATGCCAAGTCGGACATTTATGGCATATGGAATGCAGACGGGACTTTTAACACCAATGAAGGTTGGGTTAATGTGCACCGTGCCAATCGTTGGTGTCGAATTGGTGGCGGAGTTGATATTGCACAGTTGGAAGGTTTGTCTATTAAGTATCGGGTAGCCGACGCAAATGATGAGGCGGATCATGTAGTTACTTATACCGGTGAGCTCAATAACGATATGGTTTCAAGAGCGTTTGCCAATCGTCAGTATTATTTGTTTGGTAATCCTTATCCCAGCGCCTTGGATTGGCAAAATGAAACAGGTTGGACTCGCACGAATATAGGAGAGACCATTTATTATCGTACACGCATAAACGGAGTAATGACCTTCGTTACCTATAATCGTTTCAATGATGAGGGGAAGCGTGCGCCAGTCATTCCAGAAGGTTCCTCTGAGGATGATTTGTCATACATTCCGCCTTTGCAAAGCGTTTGGATTGCCTCATTGGGTGATGGTTTTGTTTCTGTCGATAACAATGCCAGGTCGCACGTTAAAGATGGTGATTTCCTTAAGAGTTCAAGTGCCGGAACAAAATCTGGCGGTGCCATCCGTGTGAGCAGTGTTAGTGATGGAGGTGGTGATGGAGCCGTTCTTTATTTTTCAGAAAAAGCAGAAGACGGACTTGACCGTGGAGATTCTGAGAAAATGTTTAACGATGCCGTTTCTATACCTGAGATATACACAAAGGTTGGAAATAAGGCTTTGGCCATTAATGGTCTGTCCCTTATTGAGGAAAGCGTGCGTACCATTCCCTTGAGTGTTAGAAATAGAGTGGAAGGTGAAGTTACCTTGAAGTTCGATTTGTCACACTATGATGCAGAGCATACGCCGTACTTTGAAGACCGTCAGACAGGGGCGTTTCTTAGCCTCCATAGAAGTAACAGTTATACCTATTCGGTAAAGGAAACTGGAGACAATCATGATCGTTTTGCCCTGCACTTTTACAAAGTAACCACTTCTGTTGGAGAGCCTCAAATGGATGAGCAAGAAGCAGGGAATGAAATCAGTATTAAAAGTGTATCCGGAAAAGTATTGGTCAGTGTAGGTATGGATATGTTGCAAAACGGTCCAGGTTTGGTTGAAGTCTACTCAATTGATGGGCGTAAAGTCAGTGAAGTGCCGGCGCGTAGTGGACGTACTTTGGTGATGCTTTCCAGTCAGAATGGGGTCTATATTGTTAGGGCTAAGTTTGGAAATCTCGTAAAGAGTGAGCGAGTGCTGGTTTCGGGAAATTGA
- a CDS encoding sigma-70 family RNA polymerase sigma factor — protein MRQLKITKQVTNREAPSLDKYLHEIGKVPLITAEEEVQLARKIRNGDEQALERLINANLRFVVSVAKQYQNQGLSLPDLINEGNLGLIKAAQRFDETRGFKFISYAVWWIRQSILQALAEQARIVRLPLNKIGSINKINNTFARLEQEFQREPTFNEIAEALDIAPKDVKEALKISSRHVSMDAPLKADEENTLYDVLLHSESESPDSHLLDDSLRREIERSLSTLSPREADIVRLYYGLNGEPPYSLEEIGKLFNLTRERVRQIKEKAIKRLRHTYRSKILKSYLGE, from the coding sequence ATGAGACAACTCAAGATAACCAAGCAGGTAACCAACAGGGAAGCTCCCTCATTGGACAAGTACTTGCACGAGATTGGAAAGGTACCACTGATTACTGCAGAAGAGGAAGTACAACTTGCAAGAAAAATAAGGAATGGTGATGAACAGGCTCTGGAACGTCTGATCAACGCCAACCTTAGATTTGTGGTTTCGGTTGCAAAGCAATATCAGAATCAAGGACTTAGCCTACCCGACCTGATAAACGAAGGAAACCTTGGCCTAATCAAGGCAGCCCAAAGGTTTGACGAGACCCGTGGATTCAAGTTTATCTCCTATGCTGTTTGGTGGATTCGTCAGTCCATCCTTCAGGCACTTGCTGAACAGGCCAGGATAGTAAGACTTCCTCTGAACAAGATTGGTAGTATTAATAAAATAAATAATACATTTGCGCGACTGGAACAGGAGTTCCAGCGCGAGCCTACATTTAACGAAATTGCAGAAGCACTCGACATAGCTCCCAAGGATGTCAAGGAAGCTCTAAAGATATCATCAAGACACGTTTCCATGGATGCTCCGCTTAAGGCTGACGAGGAAAATACACTTTATGATGTGCTGCTGCACTCCGAATCAGAGAGTCCCGATTCACATCTGCTGGACGACTCACTGCGTCGGGAAATAGAACGCTCGCTGTCCACACTCTCTCCAAGGGAGGCTGATATCGTGAGGCTGTATTATGGGCTAAACGGAGAACCGCCATATTCACTTGAAGAGATTGGAAAACTCTTTAACCTGACACGCGAAAGAGTAAGACAGATTAAGGAAAAGGCAATAAAACGCCTGAGACACACTTATAGAAGTAAAATACTGAAATCGTACCTGGGCGAGTAA
- the rpe gene encoding ribulose-phosphate 3-epimerase produces MQHKIAPSLLAANFTNLAKDIDLINNSEADWLHIDVMDGVFVPNISFGPPVIKAVHSIVERPLDVHLMIVQPERYIEMFAELGAYLLNVHYEASTHLHRTVQQIRQHGMKAGVTLNPHTPVSVLEEIINDVDLVLLMSVNPGFGGQKFIEHTYDKIKRLKELILRKGSNALIEVDGGVDNHNAAALVQAGADVLVAGTYVFGSPDPVEAIRKIKHL; encoded by the coding sequence ATGCAGCACAAGATTGCACCGTCACTACTGGCGGCGAATTTTACAAACCTTGCTAAAGACATTGATCTGATCAATAATAGTGAAGCCGACTGGCTTCACATAGATGTTATGGACGGGGTCTTTGTCCCTAATATTTCATTTGGTCCACCTGTTATAAAGGCTGTACATTCAATAGTTGAGCGACCTCTGGATGTACACCTCATGATAGTACAACCTGAGCGGTATATTGAGATGTTTGCCGAACTGGGAGCCTATCTGCTCAATGTGCATTACGAGGCGTCCACACACCTTCACAGAACGGTGCAACAAATCAGGCAGCACGGAATGAAGGCCGGGGTTACTCTTAATCCCCACACTCCTGTTTCTGTATTGGAAGAGATAATTAATGATGTGGACCTTGTACTGCTAATGTCTGTCAACCCAGGTTTCGGAGGCCAGAAATTTATCGAACACACCTACGATAAGATTAAAAGGCTTAAGGAACTTATTTTACGTAAAGGCAGCAATGCCTTAATAGAGGTTGACGGCGGTGTTGACAATCACAATGCGGCTGCGCTTGTACAGGCCGGAGCAGACGTACTGGTAGCAGGAACCTATGTATTTGGTTCGCCCGACCCGGTCGAAGCTATCAGAAAAATCAAACACCTTTGA
- a CDS encoding ATP-binding protein — translation MEDFWVQQSRGDSASTSLDMLARRVEEQNNIVVLLQILNRQGDLKQLYKDLELFFQNVSGVDRVQIIVDEPEVLPESTGNSVDSLFKIDLFTGVNNIGSLCFSTTPAESLQPHLYILAAILATGIESNINTQKLIIRDQQLVEFVDQLPFGIISIGRKGNIRRCNESGFKITGYSSDEVIGKHFLRFVPRKKRLLRGLAKAIHGHVSYFETFIKLKSGELLEVSVQVLNPEPFYTIVVIKDITEDKNNTRELLKAKGNAEAANRAKSEFLANMSHEIRTPLNGVIGFAELLSITELSDVQKHYVDNLVLSANTLLELINNVLDFSKIEAGKLELRPARGNIVSITEGVADMLKYNAHRKGVEFILNIQPGIHSDVVIDELRFRQVLMNLISNAIKFTDNGEVEVSLREKSLDLNRSECIYHVSVRDTGIGISENDRKKLFKNFSQVNTAYVGKVGGTGLGLVISGLLLHKMGTEIKLSSTPGMGSTFSFDLRLPVYNAEAELRGPALKAIKNTLLVGNNLLSRSVISEMLRFKGMDVQEASDGVEAVMYLDSDFSVDFMVIDFNIPVINGLELVRRIRSTEGPKSQIPILVLFSSFDDVNLQLECKSLGVHRMLKPVKISELYQVLYIVDEFLLDEREPN, via the coding sequence ATGGAAGATTTTTGGGTTCAGCAAAGTAGGGGAGATTCTGCGAGTACGAGTTTGGATATGCTTGCAAGGAGGGTTGAGGAGCAAAACAATATTGTCGTATTACTACAGATTCTTAACAGGCAGGGTGATTTAAAGCAGCTGTATAAAGACCTTGAATTGTTTTTTCAGAATGTTAGTGGTGTTGATAGGGTTCAGATAATAGTCGATGAACCGGAAGTTCTTCCGGAATCAACGGGCAACTCTGTAGATAGCCTTTTTAAGATTGATCTTTTTACGGGGGTTAATAATATTGGAAGTCTTTGTTTTAGCACTACTCCGGCTGAAAGCCTTCAGCCTCATTTATATATTCTGGCTGCTATTCTGGCTACAGGTATTGAGTCAAACATAAACACTCAAAAATTGATAATCAGAGATCAACAACTTGTCGAGTTTGTTGATCAATTGCCTTTTGGAATTATTTCTATTGGTAGGAAGGGTAATATCCGGAGATGTAATGAAAGCGGTTTCAAGATTACAGGATATTCATCTGATGAGGTTATAGGAAAACACTTTCTTCGTTTTGTACCACGCAAAAAAAGATTGTTGCGTGGTCTTGCCAAAGCCATACATGGACATGTGTCTTATTTTGAGACTTTTATTAAGCTGAAGTCAGGTGAGCTCTTAGAGGTTAGTGTACAGGTATTGAATCCGGAACCTTTTTATACTATAGTAGTAATTAAAGATATCACCGAGGATAAGAATAATACAAGGGAACTTCTGAAAGCAAAGGGAAATGCAGAGGCTGCTAATAGGGCAAAGAGTGAGTTTCTGGCCAATATGAGCCATGAGATACGGACCCCGCTCAATGGTGTAATCGGGTTTGCTGAGCTTCTTTCAATTACTGAATTGTCGGATGTGCAAAAGCACTATGTGGATAATCTGGTTCTTTCTGCCAATACCTTGTTGGAGCTTATCAACAATGTGTTGGATTTTTCAAAGATTGAGGCTGGTAAACTTGAACTTCGTCCGGCCAGGGGCAACATAGTCAGTATAACCGAGGGTGTTGCCGACATGCTCAAATACAACGCACACAGGAAAGGTGTTGAGTTTATCCTAAATATACAACCTGGTATTCACTCAGATGTTGTCATTGATGAGCTTAGATTTAGACAGGTCCTGATGAACTTGATCAGTAATGCAATCAAGTTTACCGATAATGGTGAAGTTGAGGTAAGTCTAAGAGAAAAATCTCTGGATCTGAATAGATCAGAATGTATATATCATGTGTCAGTGAGAGACACTGGTATAGGAATATCTGAGAATGACCGTAAGAAGCTGTTTAAGAACTTCAGTCAGGTTAATACCGCATATGTGGGAAAAGTTGGGGGAACCGGACTCGGTCTTGTAATATCGGGACTTTTACTGCATAAGATGGGAACTGAGATAAAGCTTAGCAGCACTCCCGGCATGGGCAGCACCTTCTCATTTGACCTCCGGTTGCCTGTTTACAACGCAGAAGCTGAGCTAAGGGGACCAGCATTGAAGGCAATCAAAAATACATTGCTTGTGGGAAATAATCTACTTAGCAGGTCGGTTATTTCTGAGATGCTTCGTTTCAAAGGTATGGATGTCCAGGAAGCATCTGATGGGGTAGAAGCTGTTATGTACCTTGATTCTGATTTTTCAGTGGACTTTATGGTAATAGACTTCAATATACCGGTTATCAACGGCCTGGAACTGGTGAGGCGGATACGCTCAACTGAAGGACCCAAAAGCCAGATTCCAATCCTGGTATTGTTCTCTTCATTTGATGATGTTAATCTCCAACTGGAGTGCAAGTCACTCGGAGTGCACAGGATGCTTAAACCTGTAAAAATAAGTGAATTATATCAGGTTCTTTATATTGTGGATGAGTTCCTGCTTGATGAGCGTGAACCTAATTAG
- a CDS encoding S1 family peptidase, with translation MDTIYYHIKGKLDKVRDQLLKKQNVVAVGIGYKTVEGHTTGDLSIICSVADKKPISKLSTADLIPRVIEGIPTDVFNSGVINVVSNPKARIRPVPAGCSISHTSVTAGTLGCWVKKKDQLYLLSNNHVIANNNEASPGDLIIQPGSYDGGLAPDDVIAILSEFVPISFREDEISSAGGISGFIAGFLNLLYKLSGSRTRIKVYKEQSKTNLCDAAIAHPLNAEEVALEVLELGKIQGMKEGKLDMKIRKFGRTTALTNGVITQTDLSVVVNYGYNKTALFSDQLMAGAMSQGGDSGSAVLDEENNLVGLLFAGSDTTTIINRIQNVFSALDITLP, from the coding sequence ATGGATACTATATATTATCATATAAAAGGAAAATTAGATAAAGTCCGGGATCAGCTATTGAAAAAACAAAATGTAGTTGCTGTCGGAATCGGATACAAGACTGTAGAAGGCCACACTACAGGTGATTTGTCCATAATCTGCTCTGTTGCTGACAAGAAACCAATTAGCAAGCTGAGTACTGCAGATCTGATACCCCGTGTAATTGAGGGAATTCCCACAGATGTATTTAATTCAGGTGTGATCAATGTAGTCAGTAATCCAAAAGCCCGTATCAGGCCAGTACCTGCCGGTTGCAGCATCAGCCACACATCAGTTACTGCCGGCACTTTGGGTTGCTGGGTTAAGAAAAAGGATCAGCTTTATCTCCTGTCAAATAATCATGTGATTGCAAATAATAACGAAGCCTCTCCCGGTGACCTGATAATTCAACCGGGGAGCTACGATGGTGGACTGGCTCCTGATGATGTTATTGCAATACTAAGTGAGTTTGTTCCAATCAGCTTCCGCGAAGATGAGATTTCATCAGCCGGTGGAATTTCCGGTTTTATAGCAGGATTCCTTAACCTATTATATAAGTTATCTGGAAGCCGCACCCGCATCAAAGTGTACAAGGAACAAAGCAAAACCAATCTTTGCGACGCAGCAATAGCACATCCTCTGAATGCTGAGGAGGTAGCGCTTGAAGTCCTTGAACTTGGCAAAATACAGGGGATGAAAGAAGGAAAGCTTGATATGAAAATCAGAAAGTTTGGCCGTACCACTGCCCTGACAAACGGAGTTATTACACAAACAGACTTAAGTGTTGTGGTCAACTATGGCTATAATAAAACAGCCCTGTTTTCCGACCAGCTCATGGCAGGAGCCATGAGCCAGGGTGGAGACAGCGGATCTGCAGTACTTGACGAAGAGAACAACCTTGTGGGCCTTCTCTTCGCTGGTAGCGATACAACCACTATCATCAACAGAATACAGAATGTTTTTTCAGCGCTGGACATTACCCTTCCGTAA
- a CDS encoding YceI family protein, with translation MKRAINLLLLITLPLFSAIHAENVTVDQKQSKIEVTGTSTLHDWELSTSAINGTSSIAKNGNGQIEISNTKITIKSTDLKSGNSGLDKKAYEALMTDKHANITFVQTAMVEVAEKNGEFTAKVSGNLVIAGKSKPATITIKGQALQNSYKISGNVPLKMTEFGIEPPKAMMGTIKSGDDIVVKFDTYLK, from the coding sequence ATGAAAAGAGCAATCAATCTTTTATTACTGATCACCTTACCGTTGTTTTCAGCCATTCATGCTGAGAACGTCACAGTAGATCAAAAGCAGAGTAAAATTGAAGTAACCGGGACCTCTACCCTACACGACTGGGAACTCAGTACTTCAGCTATTAACGGGACAAGTAGTATTGCAAAGAATGGTAACGGACAAATAGAGATTAGCAACACCAAGATTACTATCAAGTCAACCGACTTGAAAAGCGGCAATTCTGGTCTGGACAAAAAGGCTTATGAGGCTTTAATGACAGACAAGCATGCAAATATAACCTTTGTACAAACCGCCATGGTTGAGGTAGCTGAAAAGAATGGTGAGTTTACTGCCAAAGTAAGCGGCAATCTTGTAATTGCAGGTAAATCGAAACCAGCAACTATCACTATCAAGGGACAGGCTCTTCAAAACAGCTACAAGATTAGTGGTAATGTTCCTCTCAAGATGACTGAGTTTGGAATTGAACCACCCAAAGCTATGATGGGAACCATCAAATCTGGTGATGATATCGTTGTGAAATTCGATACTTACCTCAAATAA